A window from Citrus sinensis cultivar Valencia sweet orange chromosome 3, DVS_A1.0, whole genome shotgun sequence encodes these proteins:
- the LOC102614053 gene encoding amino acid permease 8-like isoform X1 has protein sequence MDARDDGRIRTGSMLSGTAHAFTAIVGSGILALPWSVAQLGWILGLMILVAFAAITYYTAILLSDCYRTPDPINGSRNYTYMDAVRALLGPKNVVVCGIMQYSLLWGTMIGYTITTAISVANLKRSTCYHKKGENAKCHVSGNFYMFTYGAIEIILSQCPNLEKATFLSIIAAVTSLVYSSIALCLSIAKIFSHRKFKGNLMVLKAGVDVASSKKIWHAFQALGNIAFAYTYSMMLLEIQDTLKSPPPENKMMKKVSLYAIGATALFYISLGCMGYAAYGTEAPGNILTGFYNVLWLVDIANIAVIIHLIGAYQVFAQPIFAMHEKWLESRWPTSSFNNIYTIRFPLIIKNFTVRFTLARLLLRTAFVIFTTGVAMMFPFFNAILGLLGSISFWPLTVHLPLRMYIEQAKIKRGSLKWFMLQILGLICLVVTLVSAIGSIADISDLLKHAKLLHIQL, from the exons ATGGATGCAAGAGATGATGGACGCATTAGGACAG GAAGCATGTTGTCCGGAACAGCCCATGCATTTACTGCAATTGTTGGTTCTGGAATTTTGGCATTGCCATGGAGTGTCGCTCAACTGGGTTGGATTCTTGGACTAATGATTTTGGTTGCATTTGCTGCTATTACATATTACACAGCCATTCTTCTCTCTGATTGCTACAGAACTCCTGATCCAATCAATGGAAGCAGAAATTACACTTACATGGATGCTGTGAGAGCACTTTTAG GCCCAAAAAACGTGGTGGTTTGTGGAATAATGCAATACTCGTTATTGTGGGGTACAATGATTGGCTACACAATTACCACTGCCATAAGTGTAGC GAATTTGAAGAGATCAACTTGTTACCATAAGAAGGGAGAAAATGCAAAATGCCATGTCTCAGGcaatttttatatgtttacaTATGGAGCCATTGAAATTATCCTTTCTCAATGTCCGAATTTAGAGAAAGCAACATTCCTTTCAATAATTGCTGCCGTTACATCACTTGTATATTCATCTATAGCACTTTGTCTATCAATTGCAAAAATTTTTTCTCATCGTAAGTTCAAAGGAAATCTCATGGTGCTGAAAGCGGGCGTCGATGTAGCTTCTTCGAAAAAGATTTGGCATGCCTTCCAAGCTCTTGGAAACATTGCTTTTGCTTATACTTACTCCATGATGCTGCTTGAAATTCAG GATACATTGAAATCACCTCCCCCAGAGaataaaatgatgaagaaagTGAGCTTGTATGCTATTGGGGCGACAGCACTGTTTTATATTTCTCTGGGGTGTATGGGTTATGCCGCCTATGGAACTGAGGCCCCCGGAAATATTCTCACAGGATTTTACAATGTGTTGTGGCTTGTTGATATTGCCAATATTGCTGTGATTATACATTTAATTGGAGCTTATCAG GTGTTTGCTCAACCAATTTTCGCTATGCATGAAAAATGGCTTGAGTCAAGGTGGCCAACATCATCGTTCAACAATATTTACACCATCAGATTCCCgctcataataaaaaatttcaccgTTCGATTTACCCTAGCAAGGCTCCTCCTACGCACagcttttgttattttcacaactGGAGTTGCCATGATGTTCCCATTCTTCAATGCAATTCTTGGCCTTCTTGGCTCCATTTCTTTCTGGCCTTTAACAGTTCACTTGCCGTTGAGGATGTATATTGAGCAAGCAAAGATCAAGAGAGGAAGTTTGAAGTGGTTTATGCTTCAAATTTTGGGGCTGATTTGCTTGGTTGTAACACTTGTTTCTGCTATCGGTTCGATAGCAGATATTTCGGATCTTCTTAAGCATGCGAAGTTGTTGCATATTCAACTCTAA
- the LOC102614053 gene encoding amino acid permease 8-like isoform X2 — protein MECRSTGTPDPINGSRNYTYMDAVRALLGPKNVVVCGIMQYSLLWGTMIGYTITTAISVANLKRSTCYHKKGENAKCHVSGNFYMFTYGAIEIILSQCPNLEKATFLSIIAAVTSLVYSSIALCLSIAKIFSHRKFKGNLMVLKAGVDVASSKKIWHAFQALGNIAFAYTYSMMLLEIQDTLKSPPPENKMMKKVSLYAIGATALFYISLGCMGYAAYGTEAPGNILTGFYNVLWLVDIANIAVIIHLIGAYQVFAQPIFAMHEKWLESRWPTSSFNNIYTIRFPLIIKNFTVRFTLARLLLRTAFVIFTTGVAMMFPFFNAILGLLGSISFWPLTVHLPLRMYIEQAKIKRGSLKWFMLQILGLICLVVTLVSAIGSIADISDLLKHAKLLHIQL, from the exons ATGGAGTGTCGCTCAACTGG AACTCCTGATCCAATCAATGGAAGCAGAAATTACACTTACATGGATGCTGTGAGAGCACTTTTAG GCCCAAAAAACGTGGTGGTTTGTGGAATAATGCAATACTCGTTATTGTGGGGTACAATGATTGGCTACACAATTACCACTGCCATAAGTGTAGC GAATTTGAAGAGATCAACTTGTTACCATAAGAAGGGAGAAAATGCAAAATGCCATGTCTCAGGcaatttttatatgtttacaTATGGAGCCATTGAAATTATCCTTTCTCAATGTCCGAATTTAGAGAAAGCAACATTCCTTTCAATAATTGCTGCCGTTACATCACTTGTATATTCATCTATAGCACTTTGTCTATCAATTGCAAAAATTTTTTCTCATCGTAAGTTCAAAGGAAATCTCATGGTGCTGAAAGCGGGCGTCGATGTAGCTTCTTCGAAAAAGATTTGGCATGCCTTCCAAGCTCTTGGAAACATTGCTTTTGCTTATACTTACTCCATGATGCTGCTTGAAATTCAG GATACATTGAAATCACCTCCCCCAGAGaataaaatgatgaagaaagTGAGCTTGTATGCTATTGGGGCGACAGCACTGTTTTATATTTCTCTGGGGTGTATGGGTTATGCCGCCTATGGAACTGAGGCCCCCGGAAATATTCTCACAGGATTTTACAATGTGTTGTGGCTTGTTGATATTGCCAATATTGCTGTGATTATACATTTAATTGGAGCTTATCAG GTGTTTGCTCAACCAATTTTCGCTATGCATGAAAAATGGCTTGAGTCAAGGTGGCCAACATCATCGTTCAACAATATTTACACCATCAGATTCCCgctcataataaaaaatttcaccgTTCGATTTACCCTAGCAAGGCTCCTCCTACGCACagcttttgttattttcacaactGGAGTTGCCATGATGTTCCCATTCTTCAATGCAATTCTTGGCCTTCTTGGCTCCATTTCTTTCTGGCCTTTAACAGTTCACTTGCCGTTGAGGATGTATATTGAGCAAGCAAAGATCAAGAGAGGAAGTTTGAAGTGGTTTATGCTTCAAATTTTGGGGCTGATTTGCTTGGTTGTAACACTTGTTTCTGCTATCGGTTCGATAGCAGATATTTCGGATCTTCTTAAGCATGCGAAGTTGTTGCATATTCAACTCTAA
- the LOC102614343 gene encoding uncharacterized protein LOC102614343, producing MDLLQNYADEKEGDLDEPENQNDGSLNSSALESPDSSPPRLLPSKSAAPNVDDTTLALTVAQARQTQSRPIDPSQHFIAYNPTYEQLWAPIYGPAHPYAKDGIAQGMRNHKLGFVEDASIDSFVFDEQYNTFYKYGYAADPAGNNYVGDFEALEKNNGVSVYNIRQNEQKKRKLEKKQEAEEVDGTAVDVDPAEFNNPATDTWLMKNRKSPWAGKKEGVQTELSEEQKKYAEEYAKKKEEKGNAGGEKGEHVEDKSTFHGKEEKDYQGRSWIAPPKDAKAANDHCYIPKRLVHTWSGHTKGVSAIRFFPKYGHLILSAGMDTKVKIWDVVNSGKCMRTYMGHSKAVRDISFCNDGTKFLTASYDKNIKYWDTETGQVIRTFSTGKIPYAVKLNPDDDKQNILLAGMSDKKIVQWDMNTKEITQEYDQHLGAVNTITFVDSNRRFVTSSDDKSLRVWEFGIPVVIKYISEPHMHSMPSISLHPNTNWLAAQSLDNQILIYSTRERFQLNKKKRFAGHIVAGYACQVNFSPDGRFVMSGDGEGKCWFWDWKSCKVFRTLKCHEGVCIGCEWHPVEQSKVATCGWDGLIKYW from the coding sequence ATGGATCTTCTCCAAAACTATGCGGATGAGAAAGAAGGTGACCTAGATGAACCTGAAAACCAGAATGACGGAAGTCTTAATTCTTCAGCATTGGAATCACCAGACTCGTCACCACCACGCCTCCTTCCATCCAAATCGGCTGCACCTAATGTTGATGATACCACGCTGGCTTTAACTGTTGCCCAAGCCCGCCAAACCCAATCTAGGCCCATTGACCCCAGCCAACACTTTATCGCCTACAACCCCACTTACGAACAGCTGTGGGCCCCTATATATGGTCCAGCCCATCCCTATGCCAAGGATGGAATCGCCCAGGGCATGCGCAATCACAAGCTTGGTTTTGTAGAGGATGCCTCCAttgattcttttgtttttgatgaACAGTACAATACCTTCTACAAGTATGGCTATGCAGCTGACCCCGCTGGCAACAATTACGTTGGTgattttgaagctttggagAAAAATAATGGTGTGTCGGTGTACAATATACGGCAAAATGagcaaaagaagagaaaactgGAGAAGAAACAGGAAGCTGAGGAGGTTGATGGTACGGCTGTAGATGTGGATCCTGCGGAGTTTAATAATCCTGCAACTGACACTTGGCTGATGAAAAATCGGAAGAGCCCTTGGGCGGGTAAAAAGGAGGGGGTGCAAACAGAGTTGAGTGAAGAGCAAAAGAAGTATGCAGAGGAGTAtgcaaagaagaaagaagagaaaggtAATGCTGGCGGTGAGAAAGGTGAGCATGTGGAGGATAAAAGTACTTTTCATGGCAAAGAAGAGAAGGATTATCAGGGTAGGTCTTGGATTGCTCCTCCCAAAGATGCTAAAGCAGCTAATGATCATTGTTATATTCCAAAGAGGTTGGTCCATACTTGGAGTGGGCATACAAAGGGTGTTTCAGCAATTCGGTTCTTCCCCAAATATGGACATTTGATTCTCTCTGCTGGGATGGATACTAAGGTGAAGATTTGGGATGTGGTCAATTCAGGCAAGTGTATGAGGACTTACATGGGTCATTCAAAGGCAGTTCGTGatatttcattttgtaatgaTGGGACTAAATTTTTGACTGCCAGCTATGATAAGAACATTAAGTACTGGGATACAGAAACTGGGCAAGTTATAAGGACTTTCTCGACTGGGAAGATTCCATATGCAGTCAAGCTTAATCCAGACGACGAtaagcaaaatattttattggcaGGTATGAGTGATAAGAAGATTGTTCAATGGGATATGAACACAAAAGAAATTACTCAAGAGTACGATCAACATTTGGGAGCAGTGAATACAATTACGTTTGTGGACAGTAACAGGAGATTTGTTACTTCAAGTGATGACAAGTCTCTTCGGGTATGGGAATTTGGGATTCCGGTGGTCATAAAGTATATTAGTGAACCTCACATGCACTCAATGCCGTCAATTTCACTTCATCCAAATACCAATTGGCTTGCTGCGCAGAGTTTGGATAATCAGATTCTTATTTATAGCACAAGGGAGAGATTCCAGCTGAATAAGAAAAAGAGGTTTGCTGGGCACATTGTGGCTGGATATGCTTGCCAAGTCAATTTCTCACCAGATGGACGGTTTGTCATGTCAGGAGATGGTGAGGGTAAGTGCTGGTTTTGGGACTGGAAGAGCTGCAAAGTTTTCAGGACCCTCAAGTGTCATGAAGGGGTTTGCATTGGGTGTGAGTGGCATCCAGTGGAACAAAGTAAAGTTGCAACATGTGGTTGGGACGGCTTGATTAAGTACTGGTAA